The Longimicrobium sp. genome segment CTGCCTCTCGCAACACCAAAGCTCGTCGAAGCGGGCCGGGCATGTCGCCGCGTGATGGCCTTCGGCCATCCGGGCGAGGCATGCCTCGCCCCTACGGGAACTTCGATCGCGAATACCGAAGCAGATCGTCAATCAGCATAAATCGCCCGCTGGAACGGCACAAAGTCCGCCTGCGCGGACTGGCGAGCTGCGCCCTCGCTTCGTGCCCCCAGGTCAGCCCTCCCGCGCAGACCCGCGTCCGCGCCGAAGGAGCCCGCGAAGGCGGGCTTTGCGCAGTTGCTGCCGCGGCTTCAGCCGCCCCGATCCCCCGTACCCCGCACCCGGAGAGGCCGCCATGTACCTGATCCGCGACGTGTTCCGCTGCAAGCCGGGGAAGGCGGGGGAGCTGGCCCGGCGCTTCAAGGAGACGGTGCCGTCGATGGAGGCGGAGGACGGCTTCCGCAACTGCCGGGTGCTGGTCGACTACGTGGCCACCTATTGGACCGTGGTCCTCCAGGCGGAGATCGACGACGTCGGGCAGTTCGACCGCCACATGCGGAGCTACTCCTCGCGCCCCGAGGTCCGCCGCGCGCTGGAGGGCTACATGGAGCTGGTGGAGGAGGGCCACCGCGAGATCTGGCGCATCGTGTGATACGACACCGAGAGAGCCGTGCCCTGGAGTGCAACTCGCTGGGGCAGTGTGCCGAGGCGCCCCTGATTGACCTGCGCGGGCCAGGCTGCTAGATTTACAGCCATGTCACGGCTTGTCCGTGGCATCAGCCCGTGCTTTCGGACGGCGGGCCCGGCCTCGCCTCGTGAGCCAAGTTTACAATCACGGGGCACAATGATGCCCCGTCGGCCTTGTGTCGGCGGGGCATCATCGTTTGTGCCTCTACGGTGACTCCTCACGTCGGCGTTCCCAGATCAGCCGCTGACGCGCGATGTATCGCTCAATATCTCCGTGGCCGGTTACGTACGCCGTTTTGAACCGGAACCCCCCACGGCCTCGCGGCAGCAGCCAGATTACATACCTCTCGTCCCGTACCACATAGAGCCGCTTCTCCGGAGGCGGTTTCCGGAAGCTGCCCCACTCGCAGACGCGATAGCACTTCGTGCCCGGCACCAGGCCCCCGACAATGGGCGCAATCCACCGTGCGCGGGCGATCCGCTCCGGATCAACCACGTCTTTGGCAATTCCGCGACGTGACCGTGTAGCCGCCGTGAAGAAGGCATGGTCGAAGTCGTCAGGATAGATGAAGACGGGCGCTCCATCGTGGGTCAGAACGGCGCCTGCCCGTGCGGGCCTCACGCAGTGACTCTCGTAAAGACGCCTGCCAAGCGCTATCAGTTCGATGTCCGTCATCCCTTCGACGGGCACCAGCAGACTCTGCAGCGACACCGGCGCCGGAACCAAGGGCGGGCTCACGTGGCAGGCTCGGCGAACCCGCTAAGACACCTTCACGCCACGAACTCCCCCGCCGTTGCTCTGGGAGCGGGAGACCGACAGGAGCGGGCCCACAGGCACGCGCCTCACGCCCCCTCCCGCAGCGCGGCCAGGAACGCCTCGCCGTACTTCTCCAGCTTGGCGGCGCCCACGCCGCTCACCTGCCGCATCTCGGCGGGGCTCCGGGGGCGGCGCTTGGCCAGCTCCACCAGCGTCTTGTCGGCGAAGATGCAGTAGGCGGGAAGGCCGGCCTCGCGCGCCAGCTCGTTGCGCAGCGCCTTGAGCCGCCGGTACAGCGCCGACTGCTCCGGCGTGGGCCCGGCCGCCTCGTCCGCCGGCTCCGGCGCGCGGGCGGCGGGGCGGCGGCCCGGGTCCGCCGCGTGGAGGACGTCGACGCCGGGGACCGCGACGGGGCAGGACTCTCCCCCGCCCGCCTCCCTCTGGAGCAGCTCCAGCAGCGGTGAGCCGAAGCGCTCCAGCAGCTTCGGGTGCACGCCGGGGACGGCCAGCAGCGCCTCGGGCGTGGTGGGAGCGCGCTCCACGATCTCGCGCATCACCGCGTCGGAGAAGACGGCGAAGGGGGGGATCCCGTGCTTGCGCGCCAGGTCCATCCGGAGGCCCCGCAGCCGCTCGCGCAGGCCGTACGCGGGGGGCGCCGCGCCGTCCCAGCGCGCCGCCTCCTGGCGCCGCTCCGCCCGGCGCTCCCGCCGCTCCTCCAGCGGCATCCGCCCCTTCTTCTTCGGCTCGCCGCCCTCGCCCAGGC includes the following:
- a CDS encoding antibiotic biosynthesis monooxygenase, with product MYLIRDVFRCKPGKAGELARRFKETVPSMEAEDGFRNCRVLVDYVATYWTVVLQAEIDDVGQFDRHMRSYSSRPEVRRALEGYMELVEEGHREIWRIV